In Nicotiana tabacum cultivar K326 chromosome 17, ASM71507v2, whole genome shotgun sequence, one DNA window encodes the following:
- the LOC107775085 gene encoding uncharacterized protein LOC107775085: protein MEQGRSGGENDRNQQRKMKMPENLSAVAQPPQPPPQKCPRCDSNNTKFCYYNNYSLTQPRYFCKTCRRYWTQGGTLRNVPVGGGRRKGKCTTRGGGGSSSLSAGESSSRSSQGAQPPPVVPLNMTTNLSAAAAFFSGNSISRSQPLNSLYSSGGFLSSLAAMQSQGVNQSSNSQFGGTGNTVLLQGFHNLPKEPQQSGFYQMVNKEKSNESSFYLSDQTLQFQHTRPLGSWTQRFINNNNNMDSWNSSAGSSSGSGGATNSTTAGSSLSPNQWPDMPGFGPSP from the coding sequence ATGGAGCAAGGAAGATCTGGAGGAGAGAATGATCGGAATCAGCAACGAAAAATGAAGATGCCGGAAAACCTCTCAGCGGTGGCACAACCACCGCAGCCACCGCCGCAGAAATGCCCTCGTTGTGATTCAAACAACACTAAGTTTTGCTACTACAACAACTACAGTTTGACTCAGCCACGGTATTTCTGCAAGACCTGTAGGAGGTATTGGACTCAAGGTGGAACCCTAAGGAATGTCCCCGTCGGCGGTGGTCGCCGGAAAGGCAAATGCACGACGAGAGGCGGCGGCGGTTCATCTTCTTTATCAGCCGGTGAAAGTTCATCAAGATCTTCTCAAGGCGCTCAGCCTCCACCAGTAGTACCCTTAAATATGACAACCAATTTGTCAGCAGCAGCTGCTTTTTTCTCAGGTAACAGTATTTCAAGATCTCAGCCTCTGAATTCGTTGTATTCTAGCGGTGGATTTCTGTCTTCGTTAGCTGCCATGCAATCACAAGGTGTCAATCAATCCAGTAATAGCCAATTTGGTGGTACTGGTAATACAGTACTGTTGCAAGGTTTCCATAATCTTCCTAAGGAACCACAACAAAGTGGGTTTTACCAAATGGTCAATAAAGAAAAGTCCAATGAATCATCCTTTTACCTATCTGATCAAACCCTGCAATTTCAACATACAAGGCCTCTGGGTTCTTGGACACAGAGgttcatcaacaacaacaacaacatggaTTCTTGGAACAGCTCCGCCGGTAGCAGCAGCGGCAGTGGAGGAGCTACCAATAGCACCACAGCTGGTTCATCTCTCAGCCCTAATCAGTGGCCTGATATGCCGGGGTTTGGCCCATCTCCATGA